The following nucleotide sequence is from Pandoraea thiooxydans.
TTTTTTCGCCGCCGGGTGCCGTAACGGATGTTTCTGGCACTTCTGGCGGCGAAGTCTTATATAAGAGTCTAGTGATTTCTTACGCGTCGCAACAGATCTAACCGGCCGAAAAATGAAAAATTTTTACCATATTTATCAATAACTTAAAAATATAATTTCTTATTATGGAAAGCGATTTTTTATATTGAAAAATTTTCTTTGTGCTTAGCAACGCAGATTTTTACTGACCAAAACAAGATTCCGCATCGTGAAAAATGACTGAAGCACAATCATGCCGCTTTTCTGACGCGAGCGGCCGCACCCGCCGGGCGCAAAACCAGCCACAGTGCCAGGCCGATCAGGCCACCGCCGACGGCATGAGCCCAGGACAGGCGTTCGCCCAAAAAGAGCGCGCCCCAGAGCACGCCGAACAAGGGAATCAGGAATGTCACGGTCAGCGATTTGATCGGCCCGATATCGGCGATCAAGCGGAAATACAGGATGTAAGCCAGCGCGGTGCACATGAAGCCGAGGCCGGCCATCGCCGCCCACACGCCGGGCGTGCCCCAATCGGGTACCGGCCCCGTGACGGACGAAATGGCGAAGAACGGCAGCACCAGCAGGACCGCCCCCAACTGAGATCCGAATGCCACCAGCTTGCTGTCCAAGCCACCCTTTTCGGTAATCCAGCGACGCGTGAGGAAACCCGCCAAGCCATAGCAGGCGGTGGCGACCAGGCAGGCGCCAGCCCCCAGCAGCACCGTCGGGGTGAGCGCAACCGGCCCAGCCCGAGTCAGCACACCGACACCTGCCAGGCCAAGCACCATCGCGAGGACTTTGGGCGGCGTCAGACGCTCTCCAAACAGCAGCGCGCCGATCAGCACGCCCATGAGCGGCGTGGTCGCGTTGAGAATCGCCGAGTAGCCGGCCGGCAGCGCTTCGGCTGCCAAACAGTACATGATGAAAGGCACGCCGGAGTTGATCGCGCCCAGCGCCAGCGTCGCGCCGAATTTGCCGTTGAACCGCCACCGCACACGCATGGCGGCAAGCAGCGCCGCCAGGCCAAGCGCGCCGAACAGCACGCGGAAAAAAGCGGTCGGCAAGGCCCCCAGTACCGGGGCGGCGATCCGCATGAAAAGAAAGCTGGCGCCCCAGATCGCGGACAAGGCGATCATTCGTGTGAAATCGGCAGGTCTCAAGATATTCCTCTGCGCCCATGCATGGCATTCGTGCATCGGCCCATCCGATGCGGTCGCCATCTTCGCATGGACGCAGACGGTTGTCTGGCCAATTTCGGACCTCGAACCGGCTGCTCGCCATGCCGGCCGCAACCGGCATGGCGAGCTCAGGCGCGCGCCAGCCGATGGGCGACCCAGTCGCCCGATTCAATGCGCGGCCGCCCGGCAACAGCCGATGCGGCAACCGGGTAGACGATGCAATCGTGGATTTCTCCGGCGCAGGTCACCGCCACTTGCTCGCGCACGAAAAGGCCCGTCTGGCCGGGGTAGACCTCCTCGATCTCGTCCAGGACGGGTACCAGCGCCGGCGCGATCCGGTAAACCTCGCCGCGCACATACCCCTGCCCGATCGCGCGCACCATGCCGGGGTAGCCGCCAAAGTCGAACAGCAACCCCTCGGCGTCGGCCTCGCCTACCAGCACCGGTGCCGGCAGACCATGGCGCGCGGCCGCCCGTCGCAGGTCGTTGACTTCGCCGGCGCGCAGCGTGCCATAGACAAACGTATGGAGCGAGTCACTCACGCCAGCTTCTCCTGGCTGGCGATAATGCCGTCGCGGTCGGCGTAGATCCAATCGCCCGGGCGAATCAGCGCGCCGGCAATATGCACTGGAACGTCACGCTGCCCCTGGCCGAGCTTGGCGCCCCGCCGAGGATTGACCGCAAGCGCGCGCACGCCGATGTCGCACGCGTCGAGTTCGTCCGAGTCGCGCACGCAGCCGTTGACGATAATGCCGGCCCAACCGTTGGTCGCGCCGAGCACGCCAAGGTTGCCGCCCACCAGCGCACAGCGCAGCGAGCCGCCGCCATCGACGAGCAGCACCCGCCCGTCACCTGGCGTCTCCAGCGTCGCGCGCACCAGCGCGTTGTCCTCGAACACCTTGAGCGTGGTCGCCGGGCCGCTGAAGCGGGCAGCCTTGCCAAACCCCAGAAACATCGGAGCAAGCACGCGCAGCGAACCGTCCGCGAGCCGGGATTCGTGGGCGTCGCAAAGATCACATGTGGCAAATGACATCGTTTCCTCGCATAAAACGGAATAGACCGGATGATAGCGCGTCACGGCGCGCCGTCGTGACCCTGCGCGTTCGGCATGGTCCGCGCCGCCTCGCCCAGGCAGCGGCGAAACAGCGTGAGCGCGGGGGTGATCTCGCCGCCGACGTTCCAGGCGACGCTGACCGGGCCCATCACGCCGCCAAGATCGAGAGGCAGTATTTTCAGGATGCCGTCGGCGGCATAGTGCGTCGCCAGCGAACGCGGCAACAGCCCGAGCACCGCCGACGATTGCAGCAAGGCGAGATTGGCCGTGGTGACGACAGACTCCACCACATTGACCGGCGTCCTGACCTGGTGCGCGGCGAGGATCGATAGCAAGCGTTTATACATTGGCGCACCGACGGTCGGCACAATCCAGGCACAACCGTCGAGGTCCTGCCAGGCAACCTTGCGTTTGCGCGCGAGCGGGTGCGAGCGCGCTGCCACGATAACGGTCGGATCGTCGAACAGCGCTTCGCTGACCAGCGAATCGTCCGTCAGTTCGTGCGGGACCCTCCCCACCACCAGATCGAGGTGGCCGGCCCGCAGTGCCGGCAGCAGTTGATCGAGCGTTCCTTCGTGCAGGCACACCGTCGCGGTCGGGGAATGCCGTTTGAAGCGCAACACCGCTTCCGGAATCAGAATCGGCGCGGCCACCGACAACACGCCCACGTCGATCCGGCCGCCCATGCCGTTGGCCATCGCCTGCAGCGCCTCGCTGGCGCGACCGGCGTGCCGCAACACTTCGCGGGCGTGGTGAATCAGGCAGGCGCCATAAGGCGTGGGCTTGATGCGGCGGCCATCGCGCTCGAACAGCGGCACACCGACACCACGCTCGAGATCCGCAATCATTTTCGAGACAGCCGGCTGGGTCACATGCAGCGCCTGAGCCACCTTCCCGACGCTCGGCAAGTCAGCCACCGTGACCAGCAATTGCAGGTGCCGCAGCTTCAATTGACGAGAAAAATAACTTTCGATCGGCAGCATGACAGCCCTTATTTCATAACCATAAATTTATTAATTGACACGAATATCTCATTAGACGGTAATAAATTATAGGTGGAAAATCCGTCGAAAAATCGCGGCAGCCACAGCCCGGCGCTGGGCCGGCTCGCCGAGAACGGATCGGGGCTGCCCTTGCCAGCCCCGGAGAACGAGACACCCCGGCCGGCACCGGCCGCCTTCCCCAGGAGGATTTTCCATGTCATCCCTTGCAGCGCATCGGCGCGCCATCGTTGCCGCAACCATCGGCAACGCATTCGAGTGGTACGACTTCATCGTTTTCGGCTTTCTGTCGGTCATCATCGCCAAGCAGTTCTTTCCGTCGACCGACCCCACGCTTTCGGTGCTGCTCACCACCGCCACCTTCGGCAGCGCGTTCCTGGTGCGCCCGCTGGGCGGCATCCTGCTTGGCATCTACGCCGACCGGGCCGGACGCAAGGCTGCGCTGTCACTGGTTATCCTGCTGATGAGCGTTGCCTCGGCAATGATCGCCTTCACGCCGAATTACGCCACTATCGGTATCGCCGCGCCGGTAATCGTCGTGCTCTCGCGCCTGCTGCAGGGTTTGTCGGCCGGCGGCGAATTCGGTAGCGCGACCGCGCTGTTGATCGAATACGCACCGGCGAACCGACGCGGCTTCTATGGCAGTTGGCAGAACTTCGGACAGTTTCTGGCAGCAGTCGTGGCCGCCACCATGGGCGCGCTGATCTCGCGCGGCCTGTCCGCCACGGCCCTGAACGATTGGGGCTGGCGCATCCCGTTTTTGTTCGGCTTGTTGATCGGTCCGGTGGGCTTTTACATCCGCACGAAGATCGACGAGGCGCCCGGCTATACACAAGCGATCGCCACGGCAACGGACGCGGCCCGCGTCACCTTCGGAGCGATATGGCGCGAGCATCGCGGCGCGCTGCTCATCTCCTTCGGCCTGGTAGTGTTCAGCTCGGTCGCGCAATACGTGCTCAACGTCTATTTGCCGATCTATTCGGTGCGCCAGTTGCACCTGCCGGTCGCCGCACCGTTCGTGGTCCTGGTGGTCACCGGCACCACGCGCATGATCCTGATCCCGCTGTTCGGCTTGCTCTCCGATCGTGTCGGCCGCAAGCCGGTGATGGGCACGGCCATGGTGCTCTACCTGCTGACCATCTACCCGCTCTTTGTCTGGCTGGTGGCCGCGCCGAGCCTGCCGCGCCTGCTGGCCACCGAAATGATCTTCGCGATTTTGATGGCGGCGTCGCTGGGCCCGGCGGCCACGGCGCTGGCGGAACTGTTCCCCACACGGGTCAGGGCCACCGGACTGTCGATTTCGTACAATGTGGCCACGACGTTGTTCGGCGGTTTTTCGCCATTCCTGGTGGCTTGGCTGATCGAAGTCACCGGCGACAAGATGATGCCGGCCTACTTCGTCACGATCGCTACGTTAGTCGGCGTGGCCGCGCTCTGGCCGATGCAGGACAAGTCGCGCGAGACTTGCCTGGATGCCGCCGGCGCGGCCGGACAAGGCGAATTTTCGATGTAACCGGTGATTTTCAGGGCACTGTATTCATGTCATCCATTCGTAATGTGCTGTTCGTGATGTGCGATCAACTGCGGGCCGACCACCTCGCCTGCTATGGTCACCCGTATCTCAAGACACCGAACATCGACGCGCTGGCGCGGCGCGGCGTGCGCTTCGAGCGCGCCTTCGTCCAGTCTGGGGTGTGCGGGCCATCGCGCATGTCGTTTTATACCGGCCGCTATGTCTCGAGCCACGGGGCGACCTGGAATCGCGTCCCGCTGTCGATCGACGAGCTCACGCTGGGCGAATACCTGAAAGACCGCCAGCGGCAGCTCGCGCTGGTGGGCAAGAGTCACGTCACGCCGGATCGCCACGGCCTCGAGCGCCTGCACATCGAGGGCGACAGCGAACTCGGCGTATTGCTGCGCGAAGGCCATTTCAAGCTGGTCGACCGCTACGACGGCCATCATGCCGAGCCGGACGGCGGTTACGCCCGCTATCTGCGCGAGCGCGGCTACGCCAGCGCCGACCCGTGGACCGACTATGCGATCTCCGCCGAAGACGAGCACGGACGGATTGTCAGCGGCTGGCACATGCGCAACGTCCACCTGCCGGCCCGGGTGGCCGAAGCCGACTCCGAAACGGCCTACACCACCGATCAGGCGATTCGCTTCATCGAGGGTCACGGCGACGCGCCGTGGGTGCTGCATCTGTCATATGTCAAACCGCATTGGCCATACATGGCCCCGGCGCCATATCACAACCAATATGCGCTGGACCAATGCCTGCCGCTGCAGCGTCACCCGCGCGAGCTGACTGCGCCGCATCCTGTGGTAGCAGCCTACCGGCAGCAGGAGGAGTGCGCGAATTTCATGCGCAAGGAGGTCGCCCATCACGTTCGCCCCGCCTACCAGGGACTCATCAGCCAGTTGGACGCGCACTTCGGCCGGCTCTGGGAGACGCTGGAAAGACTGGGTCGCTGGCAGGATACGCTGATTATTTTCACCGCCGATCACGGGGATTTTCTCGGCGACCATTGGCTCGGCGAAAAGGAGCTTTTCTACGACACCGTGCAACGCGTGCCGTATATCGTCTACGACCCGTCGCCCGAGGCCAACGCCACGCGCGGTCACACCAGCAAGCAGTTGGTCGAGGCAATCGATACGGTGCCGACCATCCTCGACGCGCTCGACACACCACTACCATCGCACCGCCTGGAAGGGCGCTCGCTGCTGACGCTCACGCGGGGTCGGGAAACGGCCCAAGCGTGGCGCGAGGCGGTGTTCTCGGAACTCGATTACTCATATCGCCAGGCACGCCTGACATTGGGTCGCGGCCCCGGCGAATGCCGCGCATGGATGGTGCGCACCGATACCTGGAAATATGTCCATTGGGAAGGCTACGCGCCGCAATTGTTCGATCTGCAAAACGACCCCGAGGAATTTTTCGATCTGGGCCGGGAGCCCGGCTACGAATCCGTTCGCGATGGCATGCGCGAGCGACTGCTGGACTGGCTCAGCCATTTGAAGCATAGAACGACCGTCTCAGAGGCCGATGTGGAGCGCGGCACCAACCAGTACAAGAACGCGGGAGTGTTCTACGGCGTTTGGTGACGGACCACGCGCGTTCGGCGAGGGTGCGCTAAGATCGCCTCAATAAAGCTCTCGCCTCATAGCCATGCCCGAGCAGATCCCAAGCGCGCCCATCGCGCTGCATATCGTGCCTCACGAATACGGGCCCAGCGACGCCCGGCCGGTGAGGTTGCGTTCGCGACCGCTGGCACAGGGCGTCGTCGTGCCCCGGCATGCGCATCCGTGGGCTCAGGTCGCCTATACCACGCAGGGCGTCATCCGCCTGGCGGTTGCCAATGCCGCGTGGATCGTGCCGCCGTCGCGAGCGCTCTGGATTCCGCCGCATA
It contains:
- a CDS encoding DMT family transporter, with the translated sequence MRPADFTRMIALSAIWGASFLFMRIAAPVLGALPTAFFRVLFGALGLAALLAAMRVRWRFNGKFGATLALGAINSGVPFIMYCLAAEALPAGYSAILNATTPLMGVLIGALLFGERLTPPKVLAMVLGLAGVGVLTRAGPVALTPTVLLGAGACLVATACYGLAGFLTRRWITEKGGLDSKLVAFGSQLGAVLLVLPFFAISSVTGPVPDWGTPGVWAAMAGLGFMCTALAYILYFRLIADIGPIKSLTVTFLIPLFGVLWGALFLGERLSWAHAVGGGLIGLALWLVLRPAGAAARVRKAA
- a CDS encoding gamma-glutamylcyclotransferase family protein, yielding MSDSLHTFVYGTLRAGEVNDLRRAAARHGLPAPVLVGEADAEGLLFDFGGYPGMVRAIGQGYVRGEVYRIAPALVPVLDEIEEVYPGQTGLFVREQVAVTCAGEIHDCIVYPVAASAVAGRPRIESGDWVAHRLARA
- the rraA gene encoding ribonuclease E activity regulator RraA, producing MSFATCDLCDAHESRLADGSLRVLAPMFLGFGKAARFSGPATTLKVFEDNALVRATLETPGDGRVLLVDGGGSLRCALVGGNLGVLGATNGWAGIIVNGCVRDSDELDACDIGVRALAVNPRRGAKLGQGQRDVPVHIAGALIRPGDWIYADRDGIIASQEKLA
- a CDS encoding LysR family transcriptional regulator, which produces MLPIESYFSRQLKLRHLQLLVTVADLPSVGKVAQALHVTQPAVSKMIADLERGVGVPLFERDGRRIKPTPYGACLIHHAREVLRHAGRASEALQAMANGMGGRIDVGVLSVAAPILIPEAVLRFKRHSPTATVCLHEGTLDQLLPALRAGHLDLVVGRVPHELTDDSLVSEALFDDPTVIVAARSHPLARKRKVAWQDLDGCAWIVPTVGAPMYKRLLSILAAHQVRTPVNVVESVVTTANLALLQSSAVLGLLPRSLATHYAADGILKILPLDLGGVMGPVSVAWNVGGEITPALTLFRRCLGEAARTMPNAQGHDGAP
- a CDS encoding MFS transporter; this encodes MSSLAAHRRAIVAATIGNAFEWYDFIVFGFLSVIIAKQFFPSTDPTLSVLLTTATFGSAFLVRPLGGILLGIYADRAGRKAALSLVILLMSVASAMIAFTPNYATIGIAAPVIVVLSRLLQGLSAGGEFGSATALLIEYAPANRRGFYGSWQNFGQFLAAVVAATMGALISRGLSATALNDWGWRIPFLFGLLIGPVGFYIRTKIDEAPGYTQAIATATDAARVTFGAIWREHRGALLISFGLVVFSSVAQYVLNVYLPIYSVRQLHLPVAAPFVVLVVTGTTRMILIPLFGLLSDRVGRKPVMGTAMVLYLLTIYPLFVWLVAAPSLPRLLATEMIFAILMAASLGPAATALAELFPTRVRATGLSISYNVATTLFGGFSPFLVAWLIEVTGDKMMPAYFVTIATLVGVAALWPMQDKSRETCLDAAGAAGQGEFSM
- a CDS encoding sulfatase-like hydrolase/transferase → MSSIRNVLFVMCDQLRADHLACYGHPYLKTPNIDALARRGVRFERAFVQSGVCGPSRMSFYTGRYVSSHGATWNRVPLSIDELTLGEYLKDRQRQLALVGKSHVTPDRHGLERLHIEGDSELGVLLREGHFKLVDRYDGHHAEPDGGYARYLRERGYASADPWTDYAISAEDEHGRIVSGWHMRNVHLPARVAEADSETAYTTDQAIRFIEGHGDAPWVLHLSYVKPHWPYMAPAPYHNQYALDQCLPLQRHPRELTAPHPVVAAYRQQEECANFMRKEVAHHVRPAYQGLISQLDAHFGRLWETLERLGRWQDTLIIFTADHGDFLGDHWLGEKELFYDTVQRVPYIVYDPSPEANATRGHTSKQLVEAIDTVPTILDALDTPLPSHRLEGRSLLTLTRGRETAQAWREAVFSELDYSYRQARLTLGRGPGECRAWMVRTDTWKYVHWEGYAPQLFDLQNDPEEFFDLGREPGYESVRDGMRERLLDWLSHLKHRTTVSEADVERGTNQYKNAGVFYGVW